A region from the Nesterenkonia lacusekhoensis genome encodes:
- the pafA gene encoding Pup--protein ligase, translating to MERRVFGVETEFGLTHLGNQRRGLPPDEVARYLFRPVVEWGRSSNVFIPNASRLYLDVGSHPEYATAECDDLLDLIASDRAGERIMHDLALRAQEALQRDGFDGSVYLLKNNVDSRGNSYGSHENYLIPRTTHFRRLSTVLLPFLVTRQVIAGAGHVVQSSDERGAHFAFSQRADHMWEGISSATTRSRPIINTRDEPHADAGVHRRLHVIVGDSNMSETTQLLRYGATDLVLRMIEAGVPVGDYELENPIGAIRHISHDITGTAGVRIRGGQELTAVEIQSGLLEKAKTFIARHGAHHQHVDQILELWERTLEAVRSGDHSLVDQEIDWAIKKRLVDEVAARDDVGYDHPRLEQIDMAYHDIHPERGLFHLLRRRGRAAALLDEERIRQAVMVPPATTRAALRGHFLSTARAYGAEHTVDWVHHKLVDRPLEALMVKDPFAVEDERLEALLDKLGDRSAQLRERTVEEREAQGGPLALSERYTLTADRPHGDPPVI from the coding sequence ATGGAGCGACGAGTCTTCGGGGTGGAGACCGAGTTCGGTCTCACCCACCTGGGAAACCAGCGCCGCGGTCTTCCTCCGGACGAGGTGGCCCGATACCTCTTCCGTCCGGTGGTGGAGTGGGGGAGGAGCTCCAACGTCTTCATCCCCAACGCTTCCCGGCTGTACCTGGATGTGGGATCCCACCCCGAGTACGCCACGGCTGAATGCGATGATCTGCTCGACCTGATCGCCTCGGACCGCGCCGGAGAGCGCATCATGCACGATCTCGCGCTGCGTGCCCAGGAGGCGCTGCAGCGGGACGGCTTCGACGGCAGCGTGTACCTGCTGAAGAACAACGTGGACTCGCGGGGAAACTCCTACGGTTCCCATGAGAACTATCTGATCCCGCGGACCACCCATTTCCGGCGCCTCTCCACCGTCCTGCTGCCCTTCCTGGTGACCCGGCAGGTGATCGCCGGGGCAGGTCACGTGGTCCAGAGCAGCGACGAGCGCGGCGCACACTTCGCCTTTTCGCAGCGGGCTGACCACATGTGGGAGGGCATCTCTTCGGCCACCACCCGCTCCCGGCCCATCATCAACACTCGGGACGAACCCCACGCCGACGCCGGAGTGCACCGGCGGCTGCACGTGATCGTGGGCGACTCGAACATGTCGGAGACCACCCAGCTGCTGCGCTACGGCGCCACGGACCTGGTGCTGCGCATGATCGAGGCGGGGGTTCCCGTGGGCGACTACGAGCTGGAGAATCCCATCGGGGCCATCCGGCACATCAGCCACGACATCACCGGAACCGCTGGGGTGCGCATCCGTGGGGGTCAGGAGCTGACAGCCGTCGAGATCCAATCCGGCCTGTTGGAGAAGGCCAAGACCTTCATCGCTCGCCACGGAGCTCATCATCAGCATGTGGATCAGATCCTGGAACTGTGGGAGCGCACGCTCGAGGCCGTGCGCTCAGGTGATCACTCCTTGGTGGATCAGGAGATCGACTGGGCGATCAAGAAGCGCCTCGTGGACGAGGTCGCTGCGCGCGACGACGTGGGCTATGACCACCCTCGGTTGGAACAGATCGATATGGCGTATCACGACATCCACCCGGAGCGTGGGCTCTTCCACCTGCTGCGCCGTCGTGGCCGGGCCGCAGCCCTGTTGGACGAGGAGCGCATCCGCCAGGCCGTGATGGTCCCGCCGGCGACGACGCGGGCGGCTCTGCGCGGGCATTTCCTCTCCACCGCCAGAGCCTACGGAGCCGAGCACACCGTGGACTGGGTGCACCATAAGCTGGTGGACCGCCCCCTGGAGGCGCTGATGGTCAAAGACCCCTTCGCCGTGGAGGATGAGCGGCTCGAAGCGCTGCTGGACAAGCTCGGAGACCGATCCGCCCAGCTGCGGGAACGCACCGTCGAGGAGCGCGAGGCACAGGGTGGACCGCTGGCGCTCAGCGAACGCTATACGCTGACCGCTGATCGGCCTCACGGCGATCCGCCGGTGATCTGA
- a CDS encoding ubiquitin-like protein Pup, with translation MSEQPQKRSHGGPGEDGPGEDAGVPSGSGQSQQKAGELDSLLDEIDSVLESNAEEFVKGFVQKGGQ, from the coding sequence ATGTCCGAACAGCCGCAGAAGCGCAGCCATGGAGGCCCCGGTGAGGACGGGCCCGGTGAGGATGCCGGGGTCCCCTCGGGCAGCGGGCAGTCTCAGCAGAAGGCCGGTGAGCTGGACAGTCTGCTCGATGAGATCGACTCGGTGCTGGAGTCCAACGCAGAGGAGTTCGTGAAGGGCTTCGTCCAGAAGGGCGGCCAGTAG
- the dop gene encoding depupylase/deamidase Dop: MSVRRLIGMETEYGIHAPQNPRASHVALSIELVNAYAAAVTEAGGAVAGTEWDYQSESPLVDARGWVLPRSAAHPSQLTDTEEAVAYASEQEPGQGEVRDALGNLSGGDPTPADAAERGAFHPPGSGHWRGDFFRLKKDQPQLLMNLVLSNGARFYVDHAHPEYSAPEAVGAKRAVLYDVAGDVVARAAAERLTREEGAPELLLYKNNTDNKSVSYGAHENYLVPRETSFDAVIAGLIPFFVSRQILCGAGRVGIGQTNSTAGYQISQRADFFEEEVGLETTVRRPIINTRDEPHADMHRYRRLHVIIGDANMSEYSAWLRVGTTALVLDLIESGQVPALRVLEPVSALRAISHDPTLTATVATDRGEMTALQIQRLYLDAALARAAEQSGPGGSWSAPDTETAEILEAWQALLDDLSEDVSLAADRVDWVAKLQLLESYRRRDGLGWDAALLGMIDLQYADLREEKGLYHKLVRAGRMRRLFTDDQISWAAQHPPEETRAWLRGELVSRFSDYVAGASWDQVLLRPDAVSPITRVHLDEPLAGTRAHAEEALEQATDGPSLIASVTTMLDDVRTTLPEKAPTPKEDS, translated from the coding sequence GTGAGCGTGCGGCGCCTGATCGGCATGGAGACCGAGTACGGCATCCATGCGCCCCAGAACCCGCGGGCCAGCCATGTCGCGCTGTCCATCGAGCTGGTCAACGCCTACGCGGCGGCTGTGACCGAGGCCGGTGGGGCGGTGGCCGGAACCGAGTGGGACTATCAGTCCGAGTCGCCGCTGGTCGACGCTCGGGGATGGGTGCTGCCGCGTTCCGCCGCTCATCCCAGTCAGCTCACAGACACCGAGGAGGCCGTGGCCTACGCCTCCGAGCAGGAACCCGGCCAAGGTGAGGTCCGAGACGCGCTGGGCAACCTCAGCGGAGGCGACCCGACGCCGGCGGACGCAGCTGAGCGGGGCGCCTTTCACCCGCCGGGCAGCGGGCACTGGCGCGGCGACTTCTTCCGACTGAAGAAGGACCAGCCGCAGCTGCTGATGAACCTGGTGCTCTCCAACGGGGCACGCTTCTACGTGGATCACGCTCACCCGGAGTACTCCGCCCCGGAGGCGGTCGGGGCCAAGCGCGCGGTGCTCTACGACGTGGCCGGCGATGTGGTGGCCCGGGCAGCTGCAGAACGGCTGACCCGTGAAGAGGGCGCCCCGGAGCTGCTGCTCTATAAGAACAACACGGACAACAAGTCTGTCTCCTACGGGGCCCACGAGAACTACCTGGTGCCTCGTGAGACCAGCTTCGATGCTGTGATCGCCGGACTGATCCCGTTCTTTGTGAGCCGTCAGATCCTCTGCGGGGCAGGGCGGGTCGGCATCGGGCAGACCAACTCCACGGCCGGCTATCAGATCTCTCAGCGAGCTGACTTCTTCGAAGAGGAGGTCGGGCTGGAGACCACAGTGCGCCGCCCGATCATCAACACTCGGGATGAGCCCCACGCCGATATGCACAGGTACCGGCGGCTGCATGTGATCATCGGTGATGCCAACATGAGTGAATACTCGGCCTGGCTGCGGGTGGGGACCACAGCTCTGGTGCTGGACCTCATCGAATCCGGCCAGGTCCCGGCACTGAGGGTTTTGGAGCCGGTCAGCGCTCTTCGGGCGATATCCCATGATCCGACGCTGACCGCCACAGTGGCGACCGACCGAGGAGAGATGACAGCGCTGCAGATCCAGCGGCTCTACCTCGATGCTGCGCTCGCCCGTGCGGCTGAGCAGTCCGGCCCAGGCGGCAGCTGGTCCGCCCCGGATACGGAGACCGCAGAGATCCTCGAGGCCTGGCAGGCCCTGCTGGACGACCTCTCTGAAGACGTCTCTCTGGCCGCGGATCGGGTGGACTGGGTGGCCAAGCTGCAGCTGTTGGAGTCATACCGCCGCCGCGACGGCTTGGGCTGGGACGCCGCCCTGCTGGGCATGATCGACCTGCAGTACGCGGATCTGCGCGAGGAGAAGGGGCTCTATCACAAGCTCGTCCGAGCCGGTCGTATGCGGCGGCTCTTCACCGATGACCAGATCTCCTGGGCCGCCCAGCATCCGCCCGAGGAGACCCGCGCCTGGCTGCGCGGTGAGCTGGTCAGCCGCTTCTCCGACTATGTGGCCGGAGCCAGCTGGGACCAGGTGCTGCTGCGGCCCGACGCCGTCTCACCCATCACACGGGTCCATCTGGACGAGCCGCTGGCTGGGACTCGGGCCCACGCCGAGGAGGCGCTGGAGCAGGCCACGGACGGACCCAGTCTGATCGCCAGCGTCACCACGATGCTCGATGACGTCCGTACGACACTGCCTGAGAAGGCACCGACCCCGAAGGAGGACAGCTGA